Proteins from one Thermomicrobiales bacterium genomic window:
- a CDS encoding FMN-binding negative transcriptional regulator, which produces MLRCRWIRSETDTAGKVMAMYNPAHFEESRVEMMHQLIADYPLGTVVTNGPDGLVANHIPFLVDMRDGGRGTLIGHVARNNDMWREVARTPEALVVFQAVDGYITPNWYPSKQETHEVAPTWNYAVVHVYGPIIVHEEPKWLRGIVGRLTKHFEADEPIPWKMADAPSSYINTLLESIVGIEIPINRIVGKWKTNQNRSVADREGVIAGLTERGNVGDAEMAEIVRATLPS; this is translated from the coding sequence ATGCTACGTTGTCGATGGATCAGGAGTGAGACTGACACGGCAGGCAAGGTGATGGCGATGTATAACCCGGCGCACTTCGAGGAATCGCGAGTCGAGATGATGCATCAGCTTATCGCGGACTATCCGCTCGGCACGGTTGTGACGAACGGGCCGGACGGGCTGGTTGCCAACCACATCCCGTTCCTCGTGGACATGCGTGACGGCGGTCGCGGGACGCTGATCGGGCACGTCGCGCGGAACAACGATATGTGGCGCGAGGTGGCGCGGACGCCGGAGGCGCTGGTCGTCTTCCAGGCGGTCGATGGCTACATCACGCCGAACTGGTATCCGAGCAAGCAGGAGACGCACGAGGTCGCCCCGACCTGGAACTACGCCGTCGTGCATGTGTACGGGCCGATCATTGTGCATGAGGAACCGAAGTGGCTGCGCGGCATCGTTGGTCGGCTGACCAAGCACTTTGAGGCCGATGAGCCGATCCCGTGGAAGATGGCCGACGCGCCGTCCTCGTATATCAACACCCTGCTGGAATCGATCGTCGGTATCGAGATCCCGATCAACCGCATCGTCGGCAAGTGGAAGACGAATCAGAACCGGTCCGTCGCCGATCGCGAAGGTGTCATCGCCGGGCTCACCGAGCGCGGCAATGTGGGAGACGCCGAGATGGCCGAAATAGTGCGGGCGACGCTGCCGTCGTAG
- a CDS encoding Type 1 glutamine amidotransferase-like domain-containing protein, with product MGSPRTRGRRRSTVFVVALITMLLGSMAGVATAADPSEQTLVPIGGGYTTTSLEGFAEVVADHATGDTVDILVEPSSYGNDPADLDDNTELAQDRTDQVEDACNSVVDTAEFPGGCVATLLHLFMRSQTDGPEGEAAIALLTDSETDGVYILGGDQTIAMEVLANSDVEDAMEAAYLAGVVYGGTSAGAAVQSTTMIGGYTDPGWPYNAMEKDKVIVWWSNDQTGPDDFTRGLSFSSDTAITDQHFYQRGRFARLLNVVMQSDEQFAGQSKVGIGVDYATGVQITDDQFVHGVFGDSSVAVIDAEALNATHQWVGPDGTLSVRNMLTHIIGADPDITYDTVNRTISDASGVQSINEWAMMEPEFDQMRMRATLMLGGDLSDSWDGPAMAEFIQRIEAARMAKMMVVAVGATYADGQALAREYVAGLREAGLPWWYQVQTFVYDQSTLRYVNSISFNRTAGVVFVGDDQASMTAAMSNHLFGRLVERALDSVPVVLTDQAVTAVMGERYVTNPDPTDDDVQDVAIASFQAGNIQIANGLGIVAGSLQGTLTYDQQWGRLYSLAMDSPDALVYGISEMTALVISHREATVVGERSVVTLDGSQGTWSVGTNGAFSALNVVLNAYGPGDAVE from the coding sequence GTGGGTAGTCCACGAACTCGTGGTCGGCGTCGCAGTACCGTATTTGTCGTCGCGCTCATCACCATGCTCCTGGGGTCGATGGCCGGGGTGGCGACTGCTGCTGACCCGTCCGAACAGACACTGGTTCCGATCGGCGGCGGATATACAACGACGTCACTCGAAGGCTTTGCCGAGGTCGTCGCGGACCACGCGACCGGCGATACGGTCGACATCCTGGTCGAGCCGTCGTCGTACGGCAATGACCCGGCCGATCTCGATGACAACACTGAGCTGGCGCAGGATCGCACCGATCAGGTCGAGGATGCCTGTAACTCGGTCGTGGATACGGCGGAGTTCCCGGGCGGATGCGTCGCGACACTCCTGCATCTGTTTATGCGCAGCCAGACCGACGGGCCGGAAGGCGAGGCAGCGATTGCCCTGCTGACAGACTCCGAGACGGACGGCGTCTACATCCTCGGTGGCGATCAGACGATCGCGATGGAGGTGCTGGCCAACAGCGACGTTGAGGATGCGATGGAGGCCGCCTATCTCGCTGGTGTGGTCTACGGCGGAACCAGCGCCGGTGCCGCGGTCCAGTCGACGACGATGATCGGTGGCTATACCGATCCGGGTTGGCCGTATAACGCGATGGAGAAGGACAAGGTCATCGTCTGGTGGTCGAACGATCAGACTGGTCCGGATGACTTCACCCGTGGCCTGAGCTTCTCGTCAGATACGGCCATCACCGACCAGCACTTCTACCAGCGCGGACGCTTCGCGCGACTGCTGAATGTGGTCATGCAGTCCGACGAGCAGTTCGCCGGGCAGAGCAAGGTCGGCATCGGTGTTGATTACGCGACCGGTGTCCAGATCACGGACGATCAGTTCGTGCACGGTGTCTTCGGCGACTCGTCGGTTGCCGTCATCGATGCCGAAGCACTGAACGCGACCCATCAGTGGGTTGGCCCGGACGGGACGCTGTCGGTGCGCAACATGCTGACGCACATCATCGGCGCAGACCCGGACATCACCTACGACACGGTGAACCGCACGATCTCCGACGCCAGCGGCGTCCAGTCGATCAACGAGTGGGCGATGATGGAGCCCGAGTTCGACCAGATGCGCATGCGTGCGACGCTGATGCTCGGCGGCGATCTGTCAGATAGCTGGGACGGACCGGCGATGGCCGAGTTCATCCAGCGCATCGAGGCGGCCCGCATGGCGAAGATGATGGTCGTCGCGGTCGGCGCGACCTACGCGGACGGCCAGGCGCTCGCCCGTGAGTATGTCGCCGGCCTGCGGGAGGCGGGGCTGCCGTGGTGGTATCAGGTGCAGACGTTCGTCTACGACCAGAGCACGCTGCGCTACGTCAACTCGATCTCGTTCAACCGCACTGCCGGTGTCGTCTTCGTCGGCGATGATCAGGCGTCGATGACCGCTGCGATGAGCAACCATCTCTTCGGTCGGCTGGTTGAGCGCGCGCTGGACAGCGTGCCGGTTGTCCTGACCGACCAGGCAGTGACGGCGGTCATGGGCGAACGCTACGTCACTAACCCTGACCCGACCGATGACGACGTGCAGGATGTGGCAATCGCCTCGTTCCAGGCCGGCAACATCCAGATCGCCAACGGGCTTGGCATCGTCGCTGGTTCGTTGCAGGGTACCCTGACGTACGACCAGCAATGGGGCCGCCTCTACAGTCTGGCGATGGATTCCCCGGACGCGTTGGTCTACGGCATCAGCGAGATGACCGCACTCGTCATCAGTCACCGTGAGGCGACTGTCGTCGGCGAGCGCTCGGTGGTCACGCTCGATGGCAGCCAGGGCACCTGGTCCGTCGGCACAAACGGCGCGTTCTCGGCGCTGAATGTTGTCCTGAATGCCTATGGTCCTGGTGACGCTGTCGAATAG
- a CDS encoding 3-oxoacyl-ACP reductase FabG, with protein sequence MDALENKVALITGAGRGFGRAIAERFAEAGATLVLNYRDSRQGCDEIATQAQARGGEALAIRADVTDGPAVDAMVQQAIDAYGRIDILVNNAGIMLVEPFAESTEEHWRDEIEVNIIGPLRVTRAVVPHMIAQRSGKIINLSSQLALIGWNRGSVYSGTKGFLLTWTRSLARELGEHGINVNAIGPGSIPTDMNTGIYPDEESRQQRARELPLRRLGTPRDVAESALFLASDASAFLTGQMLGPNGGNVM encoded by the coding sequence GTGGACGCACTGGAGAACAAGGTCGCGCTGATCACCGGCGCTGGGCGCGGGTTCGGACGCGCAATCGCCGAGCGCTTCGCCGAGGCCGGCGCGACGCTGGTCCTGAACTACCGGGACAGTCGCCAAGGCTGCGATGAGATCGCCACGCAGGCGCAAGCGCGCGGCGGCGAGGCGCTGGCGATCCGGGCCGACGTTACCGACGGACCGGCAGTCGACGCGATGGTGCAGCAGGCGATCGACGCATACGGCCGGATCGACATCCTGGTCAACAACGCGGGCATCATGCTTGTCGAGCCGTTCGCTGAATCGACCGAGGAGCACTGGCGCGACGAGATCGAAGTCAACATTATCGGCCCGCTGCGGGTCACCCGCGCCGTCGTGCCGCACATGATCGCGCAGCGCTCCGGCAAGATCATCAATCTATCATCCCAGCTCGCCCTGATCGGCTGGAACCGCGGCTCGGTCTATAGCGGGACGAAAGGATTCCTGCTGACCTGGACGCGGAGTCTCGCGCGCGAGCTGGGCGAGCACGGCATCAATGTCAACGCCATCGGCCCCGGCTCGATCCCTACCGACATGAACACGGGCATCTATCCCGACGAGGAGTCACGTCAACAGCGCGCCCGGGAGCTCCCGCTGCGCCGCCTCGGCACGCCGCGTGATGTCGCCGAAAGCGCGCTCTTCCTCGCGTCGGACGCGTCGGCCTTCCTGACCGGCCAGATGCTCGGTCCCAACGGCGGCAACGTCATGTAG
- a CDS encoding carbon-nitrogen hydrolase family protein: protein MSDETLRIGLAAVPNVPAIDERLQWIDRMLAEAAAQQVAIVCFPEAYIPGLRGMDFPVPPPDQARQEAALATIQDAARRHGVAAVVGMEWGTAIGLHNVAFVIGRDGEVDGYQPKNQIPPEEEPYYVAEGSRRLFEVDGVPFGVTICHEGWRYSEATRWPTARGARVVFHPHVTGSDNAGHVPAYWGDPDAPYYEKAMVVRALENTVYFASVNYAVRYQESATSVVGPDGDRIAHVPYGETRLLVADLDLSRATGFYARRYNAASYPTG from the coding sequence GTGAGTGACGAGACGCTGCGCATCGGTCTTGCGGCCGTCCCGAATGTCCCGGCCATCGACGAACGGCTGCAGTGGATCGACCGCATGCTCGCCGAAGCAGCAGCGCAGCAGGTCGCCATCGTCTGCTTCCCCGAGGCGTACATCCCCGGTCTGCGCGGCATGGACTTCCCCGTCCCACCACCAGATCAGGCGCGTCAGGAAGCAGCGCTCGCGACGATCCAGGACGCGGCACGGCGGCACGGCGTGGCTGCCGTCGTCGGCATGGAGTGGGGGACCGCCATCGGTCTGCATAACGTCGCCTTCGTCATCGGCCGGGACGGCGAGGTGGACGGGTATCAGCCCAAGAATCAGATCCCACCAGAGGAGGAGCCGTACTACGTCGCCGAAGGCAGCCGACGGCTGTTCGAGGTCGATGGCGTGCCGTTCGGCGTCACCATCTGCCACGAAGGCTGGCGCTACAGCGAGGCAACCCGCTGGCCGACAGCACGCGGCGCGCGCGTCGTCTTCCACCCGCACGTGACCGGCAGCGACAACGCCGGCCACGTCCCAGCCTACTGGGGAGACCCGGACGCGCCGTACTACGAGAAGGCGATGGTCGTGCGGGCGCTGGAGAACACCGTCTATTTCGCCAGCGTCAACTACGCGGTGCGCTACCAGGAATCGGCTACATCAGTCGTTGGACCAGACGGTGACCGCATCGCGCACGTCCCCTACGGTGAAACGCGCCTGCTCGTCGCCGACCTCGACCTCTCCCGCGCCACCGGCTTCTACGCCCGCCGCTACAATGCTGCTTCGTACCCAACGGGGTGA
- a CDS encoding sterile alpha motif-like domain-containing protein, which translates to MTGNGSFLTWLALQAQRDDPVGDCARDMLDDPEWPSEATTYATARVYLESVQASSLAIAALREAWDEWQRRR; encoded by the coding sequence ATGACTGGGAACGGCTCATTCCTGACCTGGCTTGCGCTCCAGGCGCAGCGCGATGACCCGGTCGGTGATTGCGCTCGCGACATGCTGGACGACCCGGAATGGCCGTCGGAAGCGACGACCTACGCGACAGCACGCGTCTATCTCGAATCGGTCCAGGCGAGCAGCCTCGCCATCGCCGCACTCCGTGAGGCATGGGACGAGTGGCAACGCCGACGCTGA
- a CDS encoding NAD(P)/FAD-dependent oxidoreductase: MTDPHTASSRNTDVDVIVVGAGFAGMYMLHRLRELGLTMRVFEAGGDVGGTWYWNRYPGARCDIESLDYSYSFSDALQQEWDWSERYAAQPEILRYANHVADRFDLRRDIMFNTRVTAAHYDEAGRRWAVQTDTGERVTARFCIMALGCLSAAQIPQFPGRESFRGRTYHTGAWPHEAVDFSGQRVGVIGTGSSAIQMIPLVARQAAHLTIFQRTPNFSAPAQNHPLDPEVVRELKSRYPEYRQQLRKSRSGYNAWLSANSERSALAVSPEEREREYMTRWQRGGFGLLAGFSDLYTSREANETAVQFVHERIREIVDDPAVAEELLPRTYPIGTKRLCFDTGYYETYNQPNVTLVNIAQAPIEALTPTGLRTSAADYELDSIVFATGYDAMTGALRKIDIRGRGGLRLAEVWEDGPRSYLGLAVSGFPNLFTITGPGSPSVLSNMLVSIEQHVDWIAGCLDYLHEREIAEIEPQPEAQDAWCAHVDEVAAATLYPYANSWYMGANIPGKPLGFMPYVGGVGRYRSRCDEIAAAEYEGFALSR, translated from the coding sequence ATGACCGACCCGCACACCGCGTCCAGCCGGAACACCGACGTCGATGTAATCGTCGTCGGTGCCGGGTTCGCCGGGATGTACATGCTGCACCGTCTGCGCGAGCTGGGGCTGACGATGCGCGTCTTCGAGGCGGGTGGCGACGTTGGTGGCACCTGGTACTGGAATCGCTACCCCGGCGCGCGCTGCGACATCGAGAGTCTGGACTACTCGTACTCCTTCTCCGACGCGCTGCAACAGGAGTGGGACTGGAGCGAGCGCTACGCCGCCCAGCCGGAGATCCTGCGTTATGCGAATCACGTCGCTGACCGCTTCGATCTGCGGCGCGACATCATGTTCAACACGCGGGTGACGGCCGCGCACTACGACGAGGCCGGGCGGCGCTGGGCCGTCCAGACGGACACCGGCGAGCGGGTGACGGCGCGCTTCTGCATTATGGCGCTGGGCTGCCTGTCTGCCGCGCAGATACCGCAGTTTCCGGGGCGCGAGTCGTTTCGTGGGCGGACGTACCACACCGGCGCGTGGCCGCATGAGGCGGTCGATTTCAGTGGTCAGCGTGTTGGCGTGATCGGCACCGGCTCGTCGGCGATCCAGATGATCCCGCTCGTGGCGCGGCAGGCGGCGCACCTGACTATCTTCCAGCGCACACCGAACTTCAGCGCCCCGGCGCAGAATCACCCGCTCGATCCCGAGGTGGTGCGCGAGCTGAAGTCGCGCTACCCGGAGTACCGGCAGCAGTTGCGGAAGTCGCGCTCCGGCTATAACGCCTGGCTGTCGGCAAACAGCGAGCGTTCGGCGCTGGCGGTGTCGCCGGAGGAGCGCGAGCGAGAATACATGACGCGCTGGCAGCGGGGTGGCTTCGGCCTGCTGGCGGGCTTCTCAGATCTGTACACCAGCCGGGAGGCGAACGAGACGGCGGTCCAGTTCGTCCACGAGCGCATTCGCGAGATCGTCGACGACCCGGCTGTTGCCGAGGAGTTGCTGCCGCGTACCTACCCGATTGGCACGAAACGGCTCTGCTTCGACACTGGCTATTACGAGACCTACAACCAACCCAACGTCACGCTGGTGAACATCGCGCAGGCACCGATTGAGGCGCTGACGCCGACCGGCCTGCGGACGAGCGCGGCGGACTACGAGCTGGACAGCATCGTCTTCGCGACCGGCTACGACGCAATGACCGGCGCGCTGAGGAAGATCGACATCCGTGGGCGCGGCGGGCTGCGGCTGGCAGAGGTCTGGGAGGACGGGCCGCGCAGCTATCTCGGTCTCGCCGTCTCTGGCTTCCCCAACCTGTTCACGATCACCGGACCCGGCAGCCCGTCGGTGCTGTCGAATATGCTGGTGTCGATCGAGCAGCACGTCGACTGGATCGCCGGCTGCCTCGACTACCTGCACGAGCGCGAAATCGCGGAGATCGAGCCGCAGCCCGAGGCGCAGGATGCCTGGTGCGCGCATGTCGATGAGGTGGCTGCGGCGACGCTCTACCCGTACGCGAACTCGTGGTACATGGGTGCAAACATCCCCGGCAAACCGCTGGGCTTCATGCCCTACGTCGGCGGCGTCGGGCGGTATCGCAGCCGCTGCGACGAGATTGCGGCGGCGGAGTATGAAGGATTCGCGCTATCCAGATGA
- a CDS encoding AAA family ATPase has product MTGELPPDALRRRVDPASLPFETTADVPPGRGTIGQPRAIDAITFGLEIRATGYNIYVSGQPGSGRETSIIDMLAEFAPRMPTPDDWAYVHNFEDSDRPTAIRLPAGRGTTLAADMQRFVADAQREIPRAFDSEDYARRQRNALSAVGQRRDQLFEELQQFAATNSFTIQMTPTGIATIPVANDQPLSNEAYAQLPEDERKAIDERGQLVQEQLGSTMRKARELDREAGERVSELNREVALFAIGPLLDELRERYHDYREVLHFIDQVQEDVLTHYAEFRPAEQQQSADPAQQVQAARRVEFAARYNVNVLIDNGGTHGAPVVSERNPSYYNLIGRMEYRSLFGSMVTDFREIKPGALHRANGGFLVLHITDILRQPFAWDALKRALVGKEIRIEHMGEQTSMVPTATLRPEPIPLDIKVILIGTSLLYQTLYATDEEFAELFKVKAEFAPDMQWDDQNTTDYVAFISRQIRDNGLRHFDRSAVARVLEYSARLREDQRKLSTRMQDIANVITEASYWAGNAGHEIVTVDDVAQAILQKIHRANLIEERVQERLIDGTIDVETDGSRVGQINGLSVISIGDYTFGQPSRISARVALGSGDIDSIEREINQSGPSHGKGFLILSGYLRGQYGKKAPLAIRATITFEQSYNGVDGDSASSTELYALLSAIGEIPLRQDIAVTGSVDQYGTVQAVGGVTDKIEGFFKVCQARGLTGQQGVIVPATNVPSLMLFPEVVEAVEAGQFHIWAVQSIDEGIELLTGLPAGEMDADGNYPPESVHGKVAARLEEYAMQAQAFSAQRQAASPDGHGEPTPAPLDTKSQAL; this is encoded by the coding sequence GTGACGGGTGAGCTTCCGCCGGACGCTCTGCGCCGTCGCGTCGATCCCGCGTCGCTCCCATTTGAAACGACCGCCGATGTTCCTCCCGGACGTGGCACGATCGGCCAACCACGAGCAATCGACGCAATCACCTTCGGGCTGGAAATTCGCGCCACCGGCTACAACATCTATGTCTCCGGTCAGCCGGGGTCCGGGCGTGAGACGAGCATCATCGACATGCTCGCCGAGTTCGCGCCGCGCATGCCGACACCGGACGACTGGGCCTATGTCCACAACTTCGAGGACTCCGACCGCCCGACCGCAATCCGGCTGCCGGCCGGGCGCGGCACGACGCTGGCCGCCGACATGCAGCGCTTCGTCGCCGATGCCCAGCGCGAGATCCCGCGCGCGTTCGATAGCGAGGACTACGCTCGCCGCCAACGCAACGCGCTGTCGGCCGTTGGCCAGCGCCGCGACCAGCTCTTCGAGGAGCTCCAGCAGTTCGCCGCGACCAACAGCTTCACGATCCAGATGACACCGACCGGCATCGCCACCATCCCGGTGGCGAACGACCAGCCGTTGTCGAACGAGGCGTACGCACAACTGCCGGAAGACGAGCGCAAGGCGATCGACGAGCGCGGGCAGCTGGTGCAGGAGCAGCTTGGATCGACGATGCGCAAGGCCCGCGAGCTCGATCGCGAGGCTGGCGAGCGCGTCTCCGAGCTGAACCGCGAGGTAGCGCTCTTTGCCATCGGCCCGCTGCTCGATGAGCTCCGCGAGCGCTATCACGACTATCGCGAGGTCCTGCATTTCATCGACCAGGTCCAGGAGGATGTCCTGACTCACTACGCCGAGTTTCGCCCTGCGGAGCAACAGCAGAGCGCCGACCCTGCTCAGCAAGTCCAGGCAGCACGGCGGGTCGAGTTCGCTGCCCGCTACAACGTCAACGTCCTGATCGACAACGGCGGCACCCACGGCGCGCCGGTGGTCAGCGAGCGCAACCCCAGCTACTACAACCTGATCGGCCGGATGGAGTACCGCTCGCTGTTCGGCTCAATGGTGACCGATTTCCGCGAGATCAAGCCGGGCGCGCTGCATCGCGCGAACGGCGGCTTCCTCGTCCTGCACATCACCGACATCTTGCGCCAGCCGTTCGCATGGGACGCGCTCAAGCGTGCACTGGTCGGCAAGGAAATCCGGATTGAGCACATGGGCGAGCAGACGAGCATGGTGCCAACGGCCACGCTGCGGCCCGAGCCAATCCCACTCGACATCAAGGTCATCCTGATCGGCACGTCGCTGCTCTATCAGACGCTCTACGCAACTGATGAAGAGTTCGCGGAACTGTTCAAGGTGAAGGCCGAGTTCGCGCCCGACATGCAGTGGGACGACCAGAACACCACCGACTACGTTGCGTTCATCAGCCGCCAGATCCGCGACAACGGCCTGCGCCACTTCGATCGCAGCGCGGTCGCGCGGGTGCTCGAATACAGCGCGCGCCTCCGCGAGGACCAGCGCAAGCTCTCAACCCGCATGCAGGACATCGCCAACGTCATCACCGAGGCGAGCTACTGGGCCGGCAATGCCGGGCACGAGATCGTGACGGTCGATGACGTTGCCCAGGCGATTCTGCAGAAGATCCACCGAGCCAACCTGATCGAGGAGCGCGTCCAGGAACGCCTGATCGACGGCACGATTGACGTGGAAACCGACGGCAGCCGGGTCGGCCAGATCAACGGCCTCTCAGTCATCAGCATCGGCGACTACACCTTCGGCCAGCCGAGCCGGATCAGTGCGCGCGTCGCGCTCGGCTCCGGCGATATCGACAGCATCGAGCGCGAAATCAACCAGTCGGGGCCGAGCCACGGCAAAGGCTTCCTGATTCTGTCCGGCTACCTGCGCGGCCAGTACGGCAAGAAGGCACCGCTGGCGATCCGGGCGACGATCACCTTCGAGCAGTCCTACAACGGGGTCGATGGCGACTCGGCCTCATCGACCGAGCTCTACGCGCTGCTTTCGGCGATCGGCGAAATCCCGCTGCGGCAGGACATTGCGGTCACCGGCTCGGTCGATCAGTACGGCACAGTGCAGGCGGTCGGTGGCGTCACCGACAAAATCGAGGGCTTTTTCAAGGTCTGCCAGGCTCGCGGCCTGACCGGGCAACAGGGCGTGATCGTGCCGGCGACGAACGTGCCCAGCCTGATGCTCTTCCCCGAAGTCGTCGAGGCGGTCGAGGCCGGTCAGTTCCACATCTGGGCGGTCCAGTCAATTGACGAGGGTATCGAGCTGCTCACCGGTCTGCCAGCCGGCGAGATGGACGCCGACGGCAACTACCCGCCCGAGAGCGTCCACGGCAAGGTTGCAGCGCGGCTGGAGGAATACGCCATGCAGGCACAAGCCTTCTCGGCGCAACGGCAGGCAGCATCACCCGACGGCCACGGTGAGCCAACTCCAGCACCTCTAGATACGAAGTCACAGGCACTCTAG
- a CDS encoding enoyl-CoA hydratase/isomerase family protein, with product MDYQHILWEQQGGVAILTLNRPDALNALNSPHLIELNHAVERARYDDSVRCLVITGSGRGFCSGADVKEWGAGHEDDEPSASWIDLAHALISRIYRLPKPVVAAVNGVAVGAGCDMTLAADLRIASTKARFGQAYIRLGYCPDAGGSYLLPRLIGEARAMEMIYTGRIIEADEANSYGLLNRLVEPDDLLPTALELAERLAKGPTLAIGLAKENIRQNAQLSIEDALRNERRSGEICGKSEDAKEGLAATLERREANFKGR from the coding sequence ATGGACTACCAGCACATCCTCTGGGAACAGCAGGGCGGGGTCGCTATCCTGACACTCAATCGTCCCGACGCGCTCAATGCGCTCAACTCTCCCCACCTGATCGAGCTGAACCATGCCGTCGAGCGCGCCAGGTACGACGACAGCGTCCGCTGCCTGGTCATCACCGGCTCGGGTCGGGGCTTCTGCTCCGGCGCGGATGTCAAGGAGTGGGGCGCGGGCCATGAAGACGACGAGCCATCCGCCAGCTGGATCGACCTGGCCCACGCGCTCATCAGCCGCATCTACCGCCTGCCGAAGCCGGTCGTTGCGGCAGTAAACGGCGTCGCGGTCGGGGCCGGCTGCGACATGACCCTCGCCGCCGATCTGCGCATCGCATCGACCAAGGCACGCTTCGGCCAAGCCTACATCCGCCTCGGCTACTGCCCGGACGCCGGCGGCTCCTACCTGCTGCCGCGTCTCATCGGCGAAGCCCGCGCGATGGAGATGATCTACACCGGCCGCATCATCGAAGCCGACGAAGCCAACAGCTACGGCCTGCTCAACCGCCTCGTCGAGCCGGACGACCTCCTGCCGACCGCGCTGGAGCTGGCCGAACGCCTCGCCAAAGGCCCGACGCTCGCCATCGGCCTGGCCAAGGAGAACATCCGCCAGAACGCCCAGCTCTCCATCGAGGACGCCCTGCGCAACGAACGCCGCAGCGGCGAGATCTGCGGCAAATCCGAGGACGCCAAAGAGGGGCTCGCTGCGACGCTGGAGCGCAGAGAGGCGAATTTCAAAGGACGGTAG
- a CDS encoding amidohydrolase, giving the protein MRIDAHTHFQPAGFLRALLDAGRYEVVPGVGDQLIVKERGARFLTIVPEMADPAERVAAMDADGIDVQVLTVSVPQVYFVRDLAAVELARECNDALADVVAQHPDRFRALASIPLTASAHDATEELVRCMDDLAMPGFLIGANIDGTPLNDPKLDDFYAEASRRGAVMHIHPMPPAGIETLDRYALAPLVGYMFDTTQALARLIFSGFFERYPGIRVIGSHLGGALPFLMARLDAGYRSYPDCQGIDEPPSTIARRLYLDTTNASPAAIALAAQVVGEDHLLFGSDYPHVVGDLANGVAAVQQAISPEHANAVLGDTAAALFGLVT; this is encoded by the coding sequence ATGCGCATTGATGCCCACACGCATTTCCAGCCCGCGGGGTTCCTGCGGGCGCTGCTCGATGCAGGGCGCTACGAGGTCGTGCCGGGCGTCGGCGATCAGCTCATTGTCAAGGAACGCGGCGCACGGTTCCTGACGATCGTGCCGGAGATGGCTGATCCGGCTGAGCGCGTTGCGGCGATGGACGCCGACGGCATCGACGTGCAGGTCCTCACCGTGAGCGTGCCGCAGGTCTACTTCGTGCGCGATCTGGCAGCGGTCGAGCTGGCGCGGGAGTGTAACGATGCGCTGGCCGATGTCGTCGCGCAGCATCCCGATCGGTTCCGCGCGCTGGCCAGCATCCCGCTGACCGCGTCGGCGCACGATGCGACTGAGGAGCTGGTGCGCTGCATGGACGATCTGGCGATGCCCGGCTTCCTGATCGGCGCGAACATCGACGGCACGCCGCTGAACGATCCGAAGCTGGATGATTTCTACGCTGAGGCCAGCCGGCGCGGCGCGGTGATGCACATTCACCCGATGCCGCCGGCCGGGATCGAAACGCTGGATCGCTACGCGCTGGCCCCGCTGGTGGGCTACATGTTCGACACGACGCAGGCGCTGGCGCGGCTGATCTTCTCCGGCTTCTTCGAGCGCTACCCCGGCATCCGTGTTATCGGCTCGCACCTCGGCGGGGCGCTGCCGTTCCTGATGGCGCGGCTGGACGCCGGATACCGCAGCTACCCGGATTGTCAGGGCATCGACGAACCGCCCAGCACGATCGCCCGCCGTCTCTACCTCGACACGACCAACGCCTCCCCGGCTGCGATTGCGCTGGCCGCGCAGGTCGTCGGCGAGGACCACCTGCTGTTCGGCTCTGACTACCCGCACGTGGTGGGCGATCTGGCGAACGGCGTCGCCGCTGTCCAGCAGGCCATCTCCCCGGAGCACGCAAACGCGGTGCTGGGTGACACCGCCGCTGCGCTGTTCGGGTTGGTGACGTAA